The segment ACAGAATCTGTAGTAAGAACAGGTCGCTGAGTTTGGGTTTGTGTGTTTTGTCTTATCAGGAGATGTACTTTGTGGTAGTGACAATGGAGGATCTGTTCATCTTGGAGTTTTGCAAGAATGGTTTGGTTCTCATTGGTGGAACACGAGGATCTTTGCTTTGTTGTTCATCTACGGCTTCGTCTTGCTTCCATTGGTATTGTGCAGACGTGTAGAAAGACTTGCGTTTAGTTCTGCGATTTCGTTTATTCTTGCTGTGTTCTTTGTCGTCATAAGCTCCATGCTAGCGATCTCCGCGCTGATGAAAGGCCAAACAAAGAGTCCGAGACTGTTTCCGGATCTAACCAATGGAGGATCGTTTTGGAATCTCTTCACAGCATCTCCTGTTATAGTAACCGCCTTCACATTTCATTTCAACGGTAAGAATCCATCTAATACacccaatgttcaagaaatcggtAGGCTGTAGTTAAACGTTTTAAAGGGTATTATTGTTATCcaactttttcaaaaaattgttcaaaatcGTTTTATTTAGCCCAATTTAACGCCTAGACTAGACATGCACCTAGCTAACGCCTAAACCGACTTTTAGAACACTGCTTAAACCAAACCAGTCTTGTTTCTCGTTTTTTTACATGAGTTTGTTTTTTGTAGCAGTTCATCCAATTGGATTCGAGCTGAAGGATCCTTTACATATGATTCCAGCAACTAAAATCTCTGTGATCTTGTGCGCTGCAATCTACTTCGCCACCGGACTCTTTGGATATCTCTTGTTTGGAGATGCAACGATGTCTGATATTCTAGTGAACTTCGACGAGAGTTCTGGCTCTTCCATTGGTTCTCTTCTCAATGACATTGTTAGACTCAGCTACGCGCTTCATCTCATGCTCGTCTTTCCTCTCATGAACTTCTCATTGAGAGCAAACCTCGACGAGCTCATGTTTCCAGCAAGGAAACCGTTGGCAGAAGACACAAATAGATTCATCGGGCTCACTCTGGCTCTACTGATCTGCTGTTTCTTGTCTGCCATCGCTGTGCCGAACATTTGGTACTTCTTCCAGTTCATGGGATCGACCACCACAGTTTCCATAGCGTTCATATTCCCAGCCGCCATTGTCTTAAGGTACAAAAGCTATCTTTGTTAGTGTGTTTTAGTTAATCAGCTGCTTCAACTTTAATGTAAAATCTTTAATTTGAAATGGTAGGAATGTCCATGGTGTATCGACCTCAAGTGAGAAGATGGTAGCTGCGATAATGCTGGTTCTTGCTGTTGCTACTAGCATCATCGCCATCTCAACGAATCTATACAGTCTCACATCAAACTAATCGTTTGGAAAAGAGTTTTGGAAACAGTCCCCCTCTATGACCACTTCAAAAGAAATTTGTAAAGTTATTACTACTTGAATCAGAAGTCTGTCAGAAAATGCAATGTAATAGCTTTAGGACATGCAATATTTTGTTGCTACTTGAATCAGAGAAACCAAAACTGTTTCAAATTCTTTAAAACTTATTCCTTATCTTGTTTTTTATAGAGTAGACCATTATTcaattgaacaaaaaaaacattgtaaTCAGAGAGAAAGGTCTTTATCATCTAGCTTCTTGAGTATGTTAGACTTGTAAGTTGAAATGTCTGAATCTTCGGCGGAATCAGGAGTGGATTTGACGATAGAGAGTGCTCCTTTAGATCCCAGGAAGTTGGCAGCTTCATCTGCagcaaaaagaaaagagttaAAAATCCTGATGCATTTGGCCTTAAGCAGACGAATCACAAAAGAATGTGTTAACACAAGACTTGCCTGATTTAGAGAGAGCAGCAAGAGCTTTTAGAGCTTCTTTCCTTGTCTTGTCATCTTTAGCAGCGCCCAGCATATGAAGAAGCTCTTGAGCCCCACCCAACTCTACAACCTTCATCCTCCTTTCATCTTTAATAagaccaaaaaccaaaatgatTACAACACATCAGTTAGAAACAAAACCAGATCAGTTAAAACCGTCAAGGCTTTACCATCAATGGCTAAACGCGAAAGCCTAGAAGCTCCTATCCTCTTAAACAAGGGATCCTTCACATGTAAAAGCGAGACTGATTGCTGAATTAAAGTATCACCTAAAAAACCCAGCGAGTAACAAGTAAAACCTCATCAGTAAAGCACACAAGCTGATTTTTGAACTATAGAGATGCGCACATACCCATATAAGGGAAGAACTGGTATCCAACATAGGTTGCTGTCCCAGCAAAGAAAAGCTTCAGCATCCATCCTATCTTCCTCTCAGCTTCTTCCTCCAATGTAAGGTCCTCTAGAAAACGGAAGCAAACATCAGCAAACCCCCAAATCTAAGTCCCTCCTCTACTCTTATGTCTCTTATTTTCTCCACTGTAACTAAGAGTAGACTACAAATCTACCAACTGAAGTGACAACTTTGGAGTAAAATTACAAGTAAAATGTGATTATTCCGACTGAAACTGAGACTCTCCACTACTGTGAAAGTGACAATGGACTTGATTACTagttactactactactactgaACCCAAAGCTCATCAATTATCAAGTCAATGGTTACTTTCATCTCTGTAACTAAAAGTAGACTACTAAATTACTAATTGACCAAACAAAGTAACCACTTTGGAGTAAAATTACAAGAAAATGTGATTATCCGGATTGAAAATCAAATCTTTTTACTACTGTTACTACTACTGAACCCACTCATCAGATTATCAAATCAAATGGATTCCAACTCTTATCTTAACCCCACAAGACGATCTCTCTAGGGAGATTATTAGAcgaaattgaaaaataagacAAGAGGAGATCAAAAGGAGGCACCTTTCTTGGTCAACGAGGAGAAGTCCCGAGATCGAGGATACCCATTTCTCCCTCTGCGAAAATgctgcaaattttaaaattcagatTTCAGACGAATCGGTTGTGACGACGACCCGTTAAGCCCATTGATATGGAAAACAACAAAAAGGTACAGGGAACTTTGAAAAGATGAAGAGTCTTGGGAAATTACGTTAGCGAGGCGAGCAGCAAAGATTCGCATGACTTATCAGAGCTTGTGTGATTTTCGTCTCTctctcgtcttcttcttcgacCACTCCACCTGTGTGTGTTGAGGCTCTTTGGTCCTAAATTGTAAGAAACTTAAATCTCAGGTAGCTTTGATGTAAATTATAACAAATTCGAAATAGAGTTTTTAATGGGCCTCTGTATTTTTCAATTTGAAACTTTGTATGGGCCGgtagtctgtttttttttttccattccGTATTACTCATCCGGAAAAGCACTATCCATAACTAAGTTCatgtattttatcaaaattgtTATTTCTTATGTGGCAGCAACACAAGCTTTTTCACACCTTATATTCAAAAACCCTTTGTTAACTAGACTAATTACAAAAATTGTCATTAATCATTAGATTATAGCTTGACataatctaacctatactaaaagggttatatgaAGAGTAGAGAGTGTGTCCACGTCACTTTAAAAAATCGGCCAATTAGAAAACACTTTTTCGCCACGTCAGACACACGATGTCCAAAAGCCAGTCTAACCCTTTTTTTTTCGTCTTCTCCGTTGTATTCGCCATTTGATGACCTTTTCCATTTCTTATTCTAAGCAGACGAGCCTCACCGTAGATCCGTTGACACCATCTCACTCCCTGACAATCAGATGAGCCTCTGCCGCCCCAATGACTGACCAGTCGCCACCGTCAGTCTCCCAGTCATCCTCAATCCGGGAGAGCACTCCGTTGGAGAACGAGCCACCAGAGCTTTCGAGCCCTCCTATTAACCTCCGCACCAGAGATCCTTCAGATCCGCCAAGATGGAAAGAGAGAAAGCTTCAACGACATCACCAAACGACCACTACTCCGTCACGTTGTTCATAATCCGAAGGGGAGGAGGCGACGAAGCTTTCCGGCGTGAGCCATAGATCTTGCCACCTCCAAAACCCTAGACAGCACCGCACAAGAGGAGAGAGCTAGAGAGCATGAGTTTACTTGCCACTCAAAGGCGTTTTTTTAACTTCTCCCATTATTGATATCATGAATCCTCTTCGACTcctctttgtatttttatataatccAGATGCAAGCCATGGAAACCCTAACAAGCTATGCCAGAAATTAAGATCTACTGAATGAGCACAACAAAAACTCAGATTCAATAGATCTCAGCAGAGCAGGAGTATTTCGAGCAAACTCCACTCGACCAGTCTTTGGAAATCATTTCTCAGAAGGTATCGTTCATCACTCCTTGCttattttgttaatgaaatcAAAGAAACTTGCAGGTATCGTTCACCCTTCCTTTCTCATTTTGTTGAAAAACGTTAAGTGTTAAGATTTTGTTTCGTGTCAGATGCACATGCCGTGTGTTGCTGCTGATTTTTGAGTTTGTAATCAACCAAACACTATGCTTTTCATATGTTCATCTCTGCACTTCTTCAGgtcccttctttttttttttattctagcAACTTAACTTCTACTGCATCCTCTAATAGTTTCATTAtccattcaaaatatttttttatctcagCTATGTGATAGCTGAGACATGTTATTTAGACAATTAGCCAGATTTGTATTGGAAGATGAAGATGCAGCCAAAAGGGTCTGACGGACTCCTTTTACCCTACATGGAAACCAGAACTACATAGAGATCCCTAGAGGCATTGCAGTGGTTGGGACAATGTATGGGGTAACTAACTTCTTCAATGTTTCTCTGAATACAGTGTTATGCTCTCACATAAATTTGAAgagtttttaatgtattatttgtTTACCATGAAAGCAGTTGGTTATGATTGGAAATACAATTCAAGTTGTGCAGAGCCCTCCAATGCAGTCTGGGATTTTCAAATCCAGtctcttttttttatctttcatcACTCTCTCTCTTCACAGCTTGCTCAATAAAAGGGAAAATGAAGTTGTCAGTGTTGTAAATACAATTCTGGTGGTATATTCAAGGTACTTATTCTTGACCACGACTAAGTCTTCTCTATATTgtttttcctttattttctcAGTGGTAGTGGGTTGCTCCTGTTCTGTCTTCTAGATCCGAGAAGTTCTGATTTTTTCAGTCTTTGTTCTTTGGCTGAATCTATTGATCCGAAACTGTGTGCTAAACTGCTCTTCTTTCTCTGTTTATAGTCTATTTGACATGCCTGTTCgtgcctatatatatatctatacaaaCATGTAAGGACTAAGAGTCAGACAACAAATCAGGATTGCATAATTAACCTTGAGAGCAAGAAGATTGCATAGTGTATAATACTTATCAGAGTGTTGTTAATCAACTCTTCAGGTGTAAGTGGTCACTGGTCAAGAATATGTGTGCTCTcaaaagaaacagaggaagctGAAGAGTAGCCCATATTCTGCTCCAAACACAGACCTGGCTCTCTCCTGATCCTTCGAGCTGAGGTTCAATGTGGAAGGACGAGAAACCAACCATGGTCTCATGAGAATTTTCAATGATCCTTCCAAGGTGACCTTTTTACTTACCataatttttgtgtgttttctatTTGTAGAAAGTAGCTTCGAAAGTCTAAAAGGTGATTGGCTTGATAATAGTAGTGACATGTGAGAGCAAATCATTATGAAAGTTGTCAACCTTTTCTTTGTTGTTTGATCGTGAGTACAACTGTACAAGAATTCTATGGTGTGTATTAGAATATGATTCTTTGTTTAGATTCTTTCATATTCTGACATGTGTGTATGGGGTCTTGAATACCGTAATCTTTATCTTTATAAAATGctagaaaattacaaaatagCATTCAAATCTGTTGTCATATACCACATGGAAGCGTACATGAACAAAACTTTCAAGACCAAAAACGTCTAGGTTCAAAGAAAATAATTGTTCTTTTTCTCTTAGTCAATTATTTCATGGTGATCATCTTTGTCTATAACATGTGGGGTATGTGCAGGATATAACGTTCTATGTGGAGTTGAAATACTTTCATTTGTTTAAAGCTGCCAAAGAAGGAGGATGGTTGGGACTACAATACTGTTTATATATGGTTTGATTTCTTTCTACACCATAATACTCCTGCGTTACTGTCTCGACAGTGAGTTTGACCTCAAGACCTATCCCGACAGTGCCCAAGCTGCGTTTCTACCACGTGACGTATCTTTGTCTCGGTAAGGggctaatattttcaaaaagttcTGAATCTACCTTTATAGTAAAGGTTATAAAAGTTAAGAACCATATAACAGAAATATGATTTGCCTTTGGGCTTTCGAACAAATGGAACAACTGAAAAGCTATGGGTAGCAAGTAGATCAGTTAGTAAATCTCTCACTAATAAATCCCTAATTGCTATCAGAAGTCAATAGTACAATACTATAAGCTTATACTATGTTTCATCAAATATAGCGATAGAATATTACACTTATGTGCTTAGTGGAGAACACTACTCTCCTTTGtagtaaaattataatatatttaaaaaaggTAGAGGTTATTTCGTAGAGATTCCATCATTAGTAATGGAATCTTATAacatttatacataatattttgttcatattcttttttttttaatgtattgcAGATAATTCTCTACTTGGAGCAGTACACAAGTACCTTCTCCATTCATCCAATAAATGACTTCAGTTTATACTTTCTCAACTCTGTCTGTCAAGAAAAAGTGCATAATTACAGGATTCCAAGTGGGGTTAAAACACACAACAGAAGAGATCTTGAAGTATGTAGAATCCATAGCCCCATCTCCCATGTCGTGAAACAAGTGAGCATCGGGCCCCATAGATGAGAGCATTTAAACAAATCCAGTTTTCCATTTTCGATTCTTCTTGCATGATCTCCATTTTAATTGTGTGCATGTTAGTCGTGTGTTTGATCATATCCTTTTGTTTCGCGTACGATATTATTAGGCTTTCAGTCATTGTTTATTGATTATTAAAATATCAGTCCAGCTTCTCGATCCATTGTTTCAATAAAAAGATTATATCTTTGGTCCTcagcttttaaaaaaaacaatggcaATTTTGTGCACTAATGGGACCGTGACTGTCTAAACACACACATTGTTAATTTTCGTTgcacctttacagaacacagcTGATTCTGTTACAAAAAAGGAATCATAATTAAACAATAATCATATAAACATTACCTTCTAATGCAAGTAAACATGTTATGGTCTCTTATCACTATCACGCTCTTCGCCATCGAGGATGTTTAAGACATTACAAAAGCACTTGAACTTAGGTTTTATTTCTTTGGCAAATGTAATTCTTTACTCGATAAGAAGGTGAAGATAGCTTTCCAGGGAGGATCTACACAATAATTGGCCGACATACATAACCTTTTACCCTGTCTAAGGCTTAAAACTCTTCCCgcaaacataattatttaaaactaatcTACTAAACCTTTTACGCCCATAACGGAAAAAGTAATCCCACCAACTATGGgcacaaatttttaaaaagaccAACAACACCAACACCTTTGAAGCTTACGCAGCCTATCAAATATGTCACCCGAATACTTCTTCGCCAAATTAAACTGCTCTCGAGAATCAAATTAACCGGTATTGTATACTATAAACTAGCTTTAGAGACAAACAACAtaattcatatcatatataattcTTCCTCCCGTTTACCTCACACCATAATATAATTCTTACGTTTACCTTCTAACATCTTCGCGCAAAGCATTATTAAAAAGCAAACATATTACCATATACATCATATCCAAATGCAAACTAAACACATAACCAACCAGAACTTCAAAATTCTTATAATGAATAAGTCATTTCTGTTATATTGTCTAGATCAttagttttaagaaaatgtatataaataatttaatttatgaaacaaatatataactaaGAGCGAAAATAATTTTACTCTACTAACTCTAATCTATtgtaatttataagaaaatctaTTGACTTATTGGTATTGTTAACTAGAATAAACATtgagagaaaataaat is part of the Brassica rapa cultivar Chiifu-401-42 chromosome A09, CAAS_Brap_v3.01, whole genome shotgun sequence genome and harbors:
- the LOC103841526 gene encoding uncharacterized protein LOC103841526, producing MRIFAARLANHFRRGRNGYPRSRDFSSLTKKEDLTLEEEAERKIGWMLKLFFAGTATYVGYQFFPYMGDTLIQQSVSLLHVKDPLFKRIGASRLSRLAIDDERRMKVVELGGAQELLHMLGAAKDDKTRKEALKALAALSKSDEAANFLGSKGALSIVKSTPDSAEDSDISTYKSNILKKLDDKDLSL